Within the Marixanthomonas sp. SCSIO 43207 genome, the region AAGAAGCGTGTTACCTTTCTTCTTCAAAAGCAATTGAATTGGCCAAAAAAACAGGTGCAAGATTGCACGTTTTTCATCTTTCTACTGAAAAAGAAACGCATTTATTTAATAATAAGTTGCCACTTTCAGAAAAGAAAATAACAGCCGAGGTGTGTATTCATCATCTATGGTTTAGCGATGAAGACTATAAAAAAAAGGGCACCAAAATTAAATGGAATCCAGCTGTAAAAACTAAAAAAGATAGAGAGGGCCTTTTAAAAGCGCTCAAAGATGATCGTATTGATGTAATTGCAACCGATCATGCTCCTCATACTAAAGAAGAAAAAAATAATGTGTACACCAAAGCGCCTTCTGGGGGACCATTAGTTCAGCATGCGCTTGTTGCTTTAATGGAAATGTACCATAGAGGATTAATTTCACTTGAAAAAATTGTAGAGAAAACAGCTCATAATCCTGCAATATTATTTCAAATAAAAGATCGCGGATACATTCGTAGAGGATACAAAGCAGATTTGGTATTGCTAGATTTACAAGCACCTTGGACTGTAAATAAAGAAAATATTTTATACAAATGCGGTTGGTCTCCTTTTGAAGGACAGGTTTTTAAATCTAGAGTAACCCATACCTTTGTCAATGGAGTATTGGCTTACGAAAATTTAAAATTCCCGAACAGAAGTAGAGGAGAACGCATAAGTTTTAATCGTTAATGAAATATATAAGCATCATAGTATTAATTGTGCTTTTTGGTTGCCAGAGTGTTTCAAAACCTGAAAAGCCAGATAATCTTATCCCAAAGGAAAAGATGATGGATATTATGATGGATTCATACTTGAGCAACGCCGCACGAAGCGTAAACAATAGAAAAGTGAGGTCATACGGGTTAAAACTAGACTCGTTAATTTATGCAAAATATAATGTAGACAGTTTGCAGTTTGCAAATAGCAATACCTATTATGCGGCAGATTTAGACACGTATGAAGAAATGTTTAAAACCATTGAAGAGCGATTGGGTGTTTTAAAATCAAAAGCAGATAGTATTCAAAAAGCAAATGCTAACGATAAAGATGCAACTCCAGAAAAAGATGAAGAAGTCACTGATACTATTGAAGAAACAGAGGCTGGAAGTTTGGTTCCTTCTATAAATACCATTCAAGACTCTATCGAGTAGTGTTTACAAACTCTTTTTAGTGTTTTTTCAATAGGTGTAAATGTAAAATTTAATTCCTTTTCAATTTTTAAACTACTATAATTTGAATCTGTATACAGCGAATTTACAGTTGCTTTTAATAAGATACGTTTGGTTCTAAATATCTTTGAAATAAACCAATCTATTTTACTGAAAGCTAATAAAACCCATTTTGGTGCTCTTTTTTTAGGGAGTTTTACGTTTAAATTTTTGGCTATTTCAGAAAGAAGTAAGCGGTATTTTACATTTTCAGCAACCAAAATATACGAAGTATTTTTTTCTGAAGATTGCATTGCGGTAACCATTGCGTTAACAACATCTTTAACATCTACAAGACCCATACTTCCGTCTGTGTAAAAAGGGATCCCTTTTGATGCGGTTTTAATAATTACACCACTTCCCGAATTCCAAAATCCTTCTCCCAAAATAACGCCCGGTTTTACAATAACAGCGTTGAGGCCTTCTTGAGTGCCTCGCCAAACTTCCATTTCGGCGCCATATTTTGTAATAGAATAGATGTTATTTTTTTCTTCAGAATTCCAATGAGTTTCTTCAGTTATTTTAGCGCCGTTTATACTAGACCCAAGTGTAGCTACTGAGCTTACATAACACAATTTTTCAATAGAATGAGCCAAACAGAGGTTTACAATATTGGCAGTCCCTTCAATATTTGCTTTTTTTAATTTGTTGTAATGTTTTGGGTTAAAGCTTATGTATGCTGCTGCGTGATAAACCTGTGTTATGTCTTTAAAGGCATCGGTAAGCGCTGGTATTTCGGTAATGTCTGCTTCTTGCCATTCTATTTTATTGAATAAAAGTTCAGCTTCTTCAATAGAAACATAATATTCAAATACATTTTTTACAGCTTGAAGGTTACTAGATTTTCTATGGATTGCACGCACGTTGTTATTTTCCTTCAGAAGAAAATATAATAAATGTGATCCTACTAAACCTGTACCGCCGGTGACTAAAATCATAGTGTAAAAATAGTCTTTTTTATAGTATTCTTTTCAGTTTGATGCAATGGGTATATCTTTGTGTACATTTTTAAATTTAAGACATTTTGAAACTAAAAAATTTCGTTGAAGAATTAAGATGGCGTGGAATGCTACACGACGTTATGCCAGACACAGAAGAACATTTAATGGAGCAAATGCGTTCTGCTTATGTGGGCTTTGATCCTACTGCAGACTCCTTGCATATTGGTAATTTGGTTCCTATTATGTTGTTGTCATTTTATCAACGATGCGGTCATAAACCCTATGCTCTGGTAGGTGGAGCAACAGGAATGATTGGTGATCCTTCGGGAAAATCAAATGAACGTAATTTATTGGATGAAGAAACACTTCGTCACAATCAAAACTGTGTGCGCAATCAACTCTCTCAATTTTTAGATTTTAAATCTGGTGCTGAAAATGACGCTGTATTGGTTAACAACTATGATTGGATGAAAGAATTTAGCTTTTTAGGCTTTATTCGTGATGTTGGTAAACATATAACAGTTAATTATATGATGGCAAAAGATTCTGTAAAAAAACGATTAACCGGAGAAGCAGCAGATGGTATGTCGTTTACAGAATTTACATATCAATTGGTACAAGGGTATGACTTTTACCATTTATATAAGAATCACGATTGTACCTTGCAGATGGGGGGTAGTGACCAATGGGGAAATATCACTACAGGCACCGAAATGATACGACGCATAGGCGGCGGAAAAGGATATGCCTTAACGTGCCCATTAATCACAAAAAGTGATGGAAGTAAATTTGGTAAAAGTGAAGGTGGTAACGTTTGGCTAGATGCCAAAAGAACATCCCCTTACAAATTTTACCAATATTGGTTAAACTCTAGTGATGAAGATGCTGAAAAGTATATAAAAATCTTTACATTTTTAGATAAAGAAACTATTGAAGCATTAATTGCTGAGCATAAGGAAGCTCCTCACGCTCGTTTACTACAAAAACGTTTGGCCAAAGAAGTTACCGTGACTGTTCATAATGAAGAAGAGTATGAAAAAGCAGTAAAAGCTTCAGAAATACTATTTGGTAAATCAACTTCTGAAGATTTGAAAACGTTAGATGAGCAAACCTTTTTAGATGTTTTTGAAGGTGTTCCACAAGCCGAAATTTCAAAAACTGAAATTGAAAACGGAATGGATATTATAGCTGCTTTGGCTTCAGAAACTAATTTTTTAAAGTCAAATGGTGAAGCTAGAAGAGCGCTTAAGGAAAATTCTATTTCAGTAAATAAAGAAAAGGTAACAGATGATTATACAGTTACTAATACTGATTTAATAAACAATCAATTTGTGTTATTGCAACGCGGTAAGAAAAATTACTTTATCATTAAAGTTATATAAATATGAAAGCCCCAATCTATTATAGAAAGGGGCTTTCAAAATTAACTAACCAACCAATTATGAACTGAACCATTAAGGTTCAACCATCTTGTGCATAAGTAGTCGAAATCTTATTTATTACTTACACATATAGGCTTAACTTTAGCATTTAATTAACTTTATATCAGATATTTAAAGTATCATAAGATTACAGCCTCTTATATCGCTATTATCAAACCTGCCTACTACTTCAAAATGCTCAGTTGTGTGAACTTTTCCCAAATCTTGGG harbors:
- a CDS encoding dihydroorotase; protein product: MSSILIKNANIVNEGSIFQGDVLIENDIIAEVSNSISAKSSDTKIIDADGQYLLPGMIDDQVHFRQPGLTHKADIETESKAAVAGGITTFIEMPNTIPQATTIELLEDKFSIAKETSWANYSFMFGGTNDNLDEILKVDPKKVAGLKLFLGSSTGNMLVDNPETIENIFSKTKLLISTHCEDEATIKKNLEEHIKEYGDDIPIEKHPVIRSEEACYLSSSKAIELAKKTGARLHVFHLSTEKETHLFNNKLPLSEKKITAEVCIHHLWFSDEDYKKKGTKIKWNPAVKTKKDREGLLKALKDDRIDVIATDHAPHTKEEKNNVYTKAPSGGPLVQHALVALMEMYHRGLISLEKIVEKTAHNPAILFQIKDRGYIRRGYKADLVLLDLQAPWTVNKENILYKCGWSPFEGQVFKSRVTHTFVNGVLAYENLKFPNRSRGERISFNR
- a CDS encoding DUF4296 domain-containing protein, giving the protein MKYISIIVLIVLFGCQSVSKPEKPDNLIPKEKMMDIMMDSYLSNAARSVNNRKVRSYGLKLDSLIYAKYNVDSLQFANSNTYYAADLDTYEEMFKTIEERLGVLKSKADSIQKANANDKDATPEKDEEVTDTIEETEAGSLVPSINTIQDSIE
- a CDS encoding NAD-dependent epimerase/dehydratase family protein; this translates as MILVTGGTGLVGSHLLYFLLKENNNVRAIHRKSSNLQAVKNVFEYYVSIEEAELLFNKIEWQEADITEIPALTDAFKDITQVYHAAAYISFNPKHYNKLKKANIEGTANIVNLCLAHSIEKLCYVSSVATLGSSINGAKITEETHWNSEEKNNIYSITKYGAEMEVWRGTQEGLNAVIVKPGVILGEGFWNSGSGVIIKTASKGIPFYTDGSMGLVDVKDVVNAMVTAMQSSEKNTSYILVAENVKYRLLLSEIAKNLNVKLPKKRAPKWVLLAFSKIDWFISKIFRTKRILLKATVNSLYTDSNYSSLKIEKELNFTFTPIEKTLKRVCKHYSIES
- the tyrS gene encoding tyrosine--tRNA ligase; the encoded protein is MKLKNFVEELRWRGMLHDVMPDTEEHLMEQMRSAYVGFDPTADSLHIGNLVPIMLLSFYQRCGHKPYALVGGATGMIGDPSGKSNERNLLDEETLRHNQNCVRNQLSQFLDFKSGAENDAVLVNNYDWMKEFSFLGFIRDVGKHITVNYMMAKDSVKKRLTGEAADGMSFTEFTYQLVQGYDFYHLYKNHDCTLQMGGSDQWGNITTGTEMIRRIGGGKGYALTCPLITKSDGSKFGKSEGGNVWLDAKRTSPYKFYQYWLNSSDEDAEKYIKIFTFLDKETIEALIAEHKEAPHARLLQKRLAKEVTVTVHNEEEYEKAVKASEILFGKSTSEDLKTLDEQTFLDVFEGVPQAEISKTEIENGMDIIAALASETNFLKSNGEARRALKENSISVNKEKVTDDYTVTNTDLINNQFVLLQRGKKNYFIIKVI